One part of the Coffea eugenioides isolate CCC68of chromosome 10, Ceug_1.0, whole genome shotgun sequence genome encodes these proteins:
- the LOC113750177 gene encoding rop guanine nucleotide exchange factor 1-like isoform X2, whose product MAANYSCILSSSSEEEEEDGDIYRHSSFHPFDSYSISADVSESESCSSASTFSSRPPPPPQAAASHALNSLSSSSDSPARPKVMFPVVGHRHVVIPEEKQDEPELSEVELIKERFAKLLLGEDMSGGGNGVCTALAISKAITNLAATVFGELWKLEPMVPKKKSMWLCEMEWLLCVSDSIVELVPSVQELPCGRTVEVMVPQPRSDLSLNLPALKNLDAMLISILDGFHDSEFYYVDRGIIFADGEFIEARPCPPSQERPSITLEEKWWLPFPKVPQNGLCEETRKQLQQCRECTNQIYRAAVAINNRVLSEMEVPQVYLDSLPKSGKACLGEILYRYITALHIWRQKYSKKKFSHTKTGKSQWSGPLKVFVDIEKAKMSAQRADSLLKILKLHFPTLPQTALERHKIQYNKDVGQSILESYSRVIEGLAFNLMARIEDLLYVDEATRLRAAAESLSFVDHRGLTGDFTMQKQFPSGPVSTQLNSCASLLRKPAFCSGVPLVRKLKRIQKSQKNTPDEKIERALLEVYGFKPPLA is encoded by the exons ATGGCAGCTAACTACTCGTGTATCCTATCTTCGTCGtctgaggaggaggaggaggacgGTGACATTTATCGTCACAGCAGCTTCCATCCTTTCGACAGTTACAGTATCAGTGCTGATGTCAGCGAATCCGAGAGCTGTTCTAGCGCCAGCACATTCTCCTCTCGgccccctcctcctcctcaggCAGCTGCTTCTCATGCACTAAattctctctcttcctcttctgATTCTCCGGCCAGGCCTAAGGTTATGTTTCCGGTCGTCGGTCACAGACATGTTGTGATTCCGGAGGAGAAGCAGGACGAGCCTGAATTATCCG AAGTTGAATTGATCAAAGAGCGTTTTGCCAAGCTGTTGTTAGGAGAAGATATGTCAGGTGGAGGTAATGGAGTATGTACTGCTCTTGCCATATCCAAGGCCATCACAAATCTTGCTG CCACTGTGTTTGGAGAGCTATGGAAATTAGAGCCGATGGTGCCTAAAAAGAAGTCAATGTGGCTGTGTGAAATGGAATGGCTTCTATGTGTCAGTGATTCCATTGTCGAGCTTGTTCCATCAGTGCAAGAACTTCCATGTGGTAGGACAGTTGAAGTCATGGTGCCTCAACCGCGGTCTGACTTGTCTCTGAATCTTCCAGCACTTAAGAATTTAGACGCAATGCTAATTAGCATCTTGGACGGATTTCATGACAGTGAATTTTATTATGTCGATAGAGGGATAATTTTTGCTGATGGAGAATTTATTGAAGCAAGACCGTGCCCTCCATCTCAGGAAAGGCCTTCAATTACACTTGAAGAGAAATGGTGGTTACCATTCCCAAAAGTCCCACAAAATGGTTTGTGTGAGGAGACAAGGAAACAATTGCAACAGTGCAGGGAATGCACAAATCAGATATACAGAGCGGCTGTGGCTATTAACAACAGGGTATTGTCAGAAATGGAAGTCCCGCAAGTTTATTTGGATAGCTTGCCCAAG AGTGGGAAGGCTTGCTTAGGTGAAATTCTTTACCGGTATATAACTG CTTTACATATATGGAGGCAGAAgtactccaaaaaaaaattctctcacaCAAAAACTGGGAAGTCACAATGGAGTGGACCACTTAAGGTCTTTGTTGACATCGAGAAGGCCAAAATGTCAGCACAGCGAGCTGATTCCCTCTTAAAGATCTTGAAGCTGCACTTCCCTACCCTCCCACAAACAGCACTAGAAAGGCATAAGATACAGTATAACAAG GATGTTGGACAATCAATTCTTGAGAGCTACTCCAGGGTGATAGAGGGCTTAGCCTTTAACTTAATGGCTAGGATTGAGGATCTTCTATACGTTGATGAAGCTACAAGACTACGTGCGGCAGCGGAATCATTATCCTTTGTCGACCATAGGGGATTGACTGGAGATTTTACCATGCAGAAGCAGTTTCCTTCTGGTCCGGTTTCAACTCAACTTAATTCTTGCGCCTCTCTGCTAAGGAAACCAGCATTTTGTTCTGGAGTCCCCTTGGTTCGAAAGCTAAAGAGGATACAAAAGTCTCAAAAGAATACGCCGGATGAAAAGATAGAAAG GGCATTATTGGAAGTATATGGATTCAAACCTCCATTGGCGTAA
- the LOC113750177 gene encoding rop guanine nucleotide exchange factor 1-like isoform X1 has translation MAANYSCILSSSSEEEEEDGDIYRHSSFHPFDSYSISADVSESESCSSASTFSSRPPPPPQAAASHALNSLSSSSDSPARPKVMFPVVGHRHVVIPEEKQDEPELSEVELIKERFAKLLLGEDMSGGGNGVCTALAISKAITNLAATVFGELWKLEPMVPKKKSMWLCEMEWLLCVSDSIVELVPSVQELPCGRTVEVMVPQPRSDLSLNLPALKNLDAMLISILDGFHDSEFYYVDRGIIFADGEFIEARPCPPSQERPSITLEEKWWLPFPKVPQNGLCEETRKQLQQCRECTNQIYRAAVAINNRVLSEMEVPQVYLDSLPKSGKACLGEILYRYITGNQFSPECLIDYLDLSSEHNTLEIANNIEAALHIWRQKYSKKKFSHTKTGKSQWSGPLKVFVDIEKAKMSAQRADSLLKILKLHFPTLPQTALERHKIQYNKDVGQSILESYSRVIEGLAFNLMARIEDLLYVDEATRLRAAAESLSFVDHRGLTGDFTMQKQFPSGPVSTQLNSCASLLRKPAFCSGVPLVRKLKRIQKSQKNTPDEKIERALLEVYGFKPPLA, from the exons ATGGCAGCTAACTACTCGTGTATCCTATCTTCGTCGtctgaggaggaggaggaggacgGTGACATTTATCGTCACAGCAGCTTCCATCCTTTCGACAGTTACAGTATCAGTGCTGATGTCAGCGAATCCGAGAGCTGTTCTAGCGCCAGCACATTCTCCTCTCGgccccctcctcctcctcaggCAGCTGCTTCTCATGCACTAAattctctctcttcctcttctgATTCTCCGGCCAGGCCTAAGGTTATGTTTCCGGTCGTCGGTCACAGACATGTTGTGATTCCGGAGGAGAAGCAGGACGAGCCTGAATTATCCG AAGTTGAATTGATCAAAGAGCGTTTTGCCAAGCTGTTGTTAGGAGAAGATATGTCAGGTGGAGGTAATGGAGTATGTACTGCTCTTGCCATATCCAAGGCCATCACAAATCTTGCTG CCACTGTGTTTGGAGAGCTATGGAAATTAGAGCCGATGGTGCCTAAAAAGAAGTCAATGTGGCTGTGTGAAATGGAATGGCTTCTATGTGTCAGTGATTCCATTGTCGAGCTTGTTCCATCAGTGCAAGAACTTCCATGTGGTAGGACAGTTGAAGTCATGGTGCCTCAACCGCGGTCTGACTTGTCTCTGAATCTTCCAGCACTTAAGAATTTAGACGCAATGCTAATTAGCATCTTGGACGGATTTCATGACAGTGAATTTTATTATGTCGATAGAGGGATAATTTTTGCTGATGGAGAATTTATTGAAGCAAGACCGTGCCCTCCATCTCAGGAAAGGCCTTCAATTACACTTGAAGAGAAATGGTGGTTACCATTCCCAAAAGTCCCACAAAATGGTTTGTGTGAGGAGACAAGGAAACAATTGCAACAGTGCAGGGAATGCACAAATCAGATATACAGAGCGGCTGTGGCTATTAACAACAGGGTATTGTCAGAAATGGAAGTCCCGCAAGTTTATTTGGATAGCTTGCCCAAG AGTGGGAAGGCTTGCTTAGGTGAAATTCTTTACCGGTATATAACTGGTAATCAGTTTTCCCCCGAATGTCTTATTGACTACCTAGACCTATCATCAGAACATAACACCCTAGAAATTGCTAATAACATTGAAGCAGCTTTACATATATGGAGGCAGAAgtactccaaaaaaaaattctctcacaCAAAAACTGGGAAGTCACAATGGAGTGGACCACTTAAGGTCTTTGTTGACATCGAGAAGGCCAAAATGTCAGCACAGCGAGCTGATTCCCTCTTAAAGATCTTGAAGCTGCACTTCCCTACCCTCCCACAAACAGCACTAGAAAGGCATAAGATACAGTATAACAAG GATGTTGGACAATCAATTCTTGAGAGCTACTCCAGGGTGATAGAGGGCTTAGCCTTTAACTTAATGGCTAGGATTGAGGATCTTCTATACGTTGATGAAGCTACAAGACTACGTGCGGCAGCGGAATCATTATCCTTTGTCGACCATAGGGGATTGACTGGAGATTTTACCATGCAGAAGCAGTTTCCTTCTGGTCCGGTTTCAACTCAACTTAATTCTTGCGCCTCTCTGCTAAGGAAACCAGCATTTTGTTCTGGAGTCCCCTTGGTTCGAAAGCTAAAGAGGATACAAAAGTCTCAAAAGAATACGCCGGATGAAAAGATAGAAAG GGCATTATTGGAAGTATATGGATTCAAACCTCCATTGGCGTAA
- the LOC113748953 gene encoding prolyl endopeptidase-like encodes MGSLSVLDEQLQYPAARRDDSVVDNYHGVAVSDPYRWLEDPDSEETKEFVEKQVKLTDSVLKTCETREKLREKITALFDFPRYDAPFRAANKYFYFHNTGLQPQSVLYVQDGLDGKPEVLLDPNTLSEDGTVALRAYAVSEDAEYLAYGISSSGSDWVTIQVLRIQDKHVLPDTVSWVKFSNISWTHDSKGFFYSRYPAPKEGDNLDAGTETNANLNHELYYHFLATDQSEDILCWKDPDNPKHTRSASVTEDGQYVLLYTFETCDPVNKVYYCDLSALPDGLENYKETNNLLPFVKLVDSFDASYLDVANDGSVFTFRTNKDAPRYKLVRVDLKVPTSWTEVLQESEKDVLESVVAVNGDQIVVSYLSDVKNVLQIRDLKTGSLLHHLPVDIGTVCQISARRKDNIVFIHFTSFLVPGIIYKCNLGGGAPEISIFREIIVPGFDRSQFVVNQVFVPSNDGTLIPMFVVSKEDISLDGSNPCLLYAYGGFDISITPSFSVSRIVIARHLDAIFCIANIRGGGEYGEEWHKAGSLAKKQNCFDDFASCAKYLISTGYTQPRKLCIEGGSNGGLLVGASINQRPDLFGCALAHVGVMDMLRFHKFTIGHAWTSDYGCSEKEKEFHWLFKYSPLHNVRRPWEQSPDQVSQYPATMLLTADHDDRVVPLHSLKFLATLQYELCTGLESSPQTNPIISRIERKAGHGAGRPTQKMIDEAADRYAFMAKVLGATWVD; translated from the exons ATGGGTTCTTTGTCTGTTCTTGACGAGCAATTGCAATACCCCGCTGCCCGTCGGGACGATTCTGTCGTCGACAACTACCACGGCGTTGCTGTCTCCGACCCTTACCGATG GCTTGAGGACCCAGACTCTGAGGAGACGAAGGAATTTGTGGAGAAGCAGGTCAAACTAACGGATTCTGTGCTCAAGACTTGCGAGACCAGAGAAAAGCTTCGTGAAAAGATTACAGCACTCTTCGATTTCCCCCGCTATGATGCTCCTTTTAGGGCTGCTAACAAGTACTTTTACTTTCACAACACGGGTCTTCAACCCCAAAGTGTTCTCTACGTTCAG GATGGTTTGGATGGAAAGCCGGAGGTGCTGCTTGATCCTAACACATTGAGCGAGGATGGAACTGTGGCATTGAGGGCTTACGCTGTCAGCGAGGATGCTGAGTACTTGGCTTATGGGATCAGTTCCAGTGGGAGTGATTGGGTCACCATTCAAGTCTTGCGGATTCAAGACAAGCATGTGCTACCCGATACTGTTTCCTGG GTTAAGTTTTCGAATATCAGTTGGACCCATGATAGCAAAGGATTTTTCTATAGCCGATACCCTGCTCCAAA GGAGGGAGATAATCTGGATGCTGGGACAGAGACCAATGCCAACCTAAATCACGAGTTGTATTATCATTTCTTGGCTACTGACCAGTCTGAAGATATCTTATGTTGGAAAGATCCTGACAATCCAAAGCATACGCGTTCAGCGTCTGTTACGGAAGACGGCCAG TATGTGCTCCTATATACTTTCGAGACCTGTGATCCTGTGAACAAAGTTTATTATTGTGACTTATCTGCACTTCCAGACGGGCTTGAAAATTATAAAGAAACAAACAATCTGCTTCCCTTTGTGAAGCTTGTTGACAGTTTTGATGCTTCTTACCTAGATGTTGCAAATGATGGTTCTGTTTTCACGTTCCGGACTAATAAGGATGCTCCAAGGTACAAACTTGTCCGAGTAGATCTGAAAGTACCAACTTCTTGGACTGAAGTCCTTCAAGAATCTGAAAAAGATGTGCTCGAATCAGTTGTTGCTGTCAATGGAGATCAAATTGTCGTTAGTTATTTGAGCGACGTAAAGAATGTTTTACAGATAAGGGACTTGAAAACAGGTTCTCTCCTGCATCATTTACCAGTTGACATAGGGACAGTGTGTCAGATTTCTGCTCGGCGCAAGGATAACATCGTCTTTATTCATTTTACAAGCTTCCTTGTCCCTGGCATTATTTACAAATGTAATCTAGGAGGTGGGGCCCCAGAAATCAGCATATTCCGAGAAATCATAGTTCCTGGTTTTGATCGGTCCCAATTTGTAGTTAATCAG GTTTTTGTGCCTAGCAATGATGGTACTCTGATCCCAATGTTTGTGGTGTCAAAGGAGGACATTTCCTTGGATGGATCAAACCCTTGTTTACTGTACGCTTATGGTGGTTTTGATATTAGTATTACACCATCATTTAGTGTTTCTCGTATAGTGATTGCAAGACATTTGGATGCCATATTCTGTATTGCAAATATTCGTGGTGGCGGAGAGTATGGAGAAGAATGGCATAAAGCTGGATCCCTCGCAAAAAAGCAGAATTGTTTCGATGACTTTGCTTCTTGTGCTAAATATCTTATATCTACTGGTTATACGCAACCTAGAAAGTTGTGCATTGAAGGTGGGAGCAATGGTGGGCTGCTTGTTGGGGCTTCCATCAATCAG AGACCTGATCTTTTTGGCTGCGCTCTTGCCCATGTTGGCGTTATGGACATGCTTAGATTTCACAAGTTCACTATTG GCCATGCATGGACCTCTGATTATGGTTGTTCTGAGAAGGAGAAAGAGTTTCATTGGCTTTTCAA GTACTCACCACTGCACAATGTTAGAAGACCATGGGAACAATCTCCTGATCAGGTTTCTCAGTACCCCGCCACAATGCTATTAACAGCTGATCATGATGATCGAGTTGTGCCGTTGCACTCACTGAAGTTTTTGGCG ACCCTGCAATATGAACTCTGCACTGGTTTGGAGAGCAGTCCTCAGACCAACCCAATCATCAGTCGTATCGAACGGAAAGCTGGACACGGAGCTGGTCGTCCGACACAGAAAATG ATTGATGAAGCTGCAGATAGATATGCCTTCATGGCAAAGGTTTTGGGTGCAACCTGGGTAGATTAG